A single genomic interval of Agarivorans aestuarii harbors:
- a CDS encoding efflux RND transporter periplasmic adaptor subunit: MKIRLVSLLLASVFISACDSSNTSDAKPSQTTATVAVDLANAAQQQLTFEEVYTTTVLANEEVRVISRVTSTLLDKHFQAGDFVEQGQLLFSLDPLEFELNLASLQANLVNVSAKYNSALKSLQRAKQLGDAISKQELEDIETKFLVNQASLKAIAKQVDDAELLLSRTEIKATRSGRISQTQFSPGDTVGVGQVLASIVDDSNFKVTVSIDEKTVLKAIQQYRDGSSQFEVLARFLDGSKYPLAGELDFIDNQINPATGALAVGFKFANDDSVFVGQFVEVVLREMKQAIVIPSRALVQTANGPAVYKVSGGKAKLQSVELGFQLGNQTEVLTGLEDGNVVVSRGQQKLSDGSLVRQRG; encoded by the coding sequence ATGAAAATAAGACTAGTTAGTTTGTTATTGGCCAGTGTATTTATCAGTGCTTGCGACTCATCTAACACATCAGACGCTAAGCCAAGTCAAACCACTGCTACTGTTGCCGTAGATCTCGCCAATGCTGCTCAACAGCAACTTACCTTTGAAGAAGTGTACACAACCACAGTATTGGCAAATGAAGAAGTAAGGGTGATATCCAGAGTTACCTCAACCTTACTTGATAAGCATTTTCAAGCTGGGGATTTTGTCGAACAAGGCCAATTATTATTTAGTCTAGACCCCTTGGAATTTGAGCTTAACCTAGCCAGTTTGCAAGCTAATTTGGTTAACGTTTCCGCTAAATACAATTCTGCCCTTAAAAGCCTACAACGCGCTAAGCAACTAGGCGATGCCATTTCCAAGCAAGAACTAGAAGATATCGAAACTAAATTTTTGGTTAATCAAGCCAGCCTTAAAGCCATTGCAAAGCAAGTAGACGATGCAGAGCTTTTGTTAAGCAGAACCGAGATTAAAGCTACGCGATCTGGGCGGATTAGCCAAACTCAATTTAGCCCTGGCGATACGGTTGGGGTAGGCCAAGTGTTAGCTTCTATCGTTGATGACAGTAACTTTAAAGTCACTGTGAGTATTGATGAGAAAACAGTTTTAAAAGCTATTCAGCAATACCGCGATGGTAGCTCCCAGTTTGAAGTGTTGGCGAGATTTTTAGATGGCAGCAAATACCCATTAGCTGGTGAACTTGATTTTATCGACAATCAAATTAACCCGGCTACTGGCGCACTAGCAGTAGGTTTTAAATTTGCCAATGACGACAGTGTATTTGTTGGGCAATTTGTTGAAGTGGTATTGCGTGAAATGAAACAAGCGATTGTGATCCCCAGCAGAGCATTAGTGCAGACCGCTAACGGGCCTGCTGTCTATAAGGTAAGCGGAGGCAAGGCAAAACTTCAATCAGTAGAGCTGGGCTTTCAGTTGGGTAATCAAACTGAAGTATTAACGGGCTTAGAAGATGGCAATGTTGTGGTCTCTAGAGGCCAACAAAAGCTAAGTGATGGCAGCCTAGTAAGACAGCGAGGTTAG
- a CDS encoding efflux RND transporter permease subunit, translated as MVKFFISRPKTAIVLSVIMSVLGALAAYTMPVGQYPDVAPPMINVFTQYNGANSSVVNDTVASVIEKEVNGVEGMIYMKSTSSNDGSYNLNVTFETGFDADRAATLVQNRVNAAQPLLPDEVKRSGIYVEKLSPSMLMIASLNSQTGAHNTLELSYYLTGIVRETLSRIKGVSKVTPLGEKEYAMRVWLEPERLQALDLTVNDISAAIADQNAVRGAGSVGAEPVTGNNDWQYTVQVRGRLANEQAFGNIRVKAYPDGTLVRLKDVARIELGAQKYLVDTYLNNQESVAMMIYQDPTANAMQVAEDVRAAMAKLEQSLPNGMVFSLPYDATEFIDVSIYNVQETLVIALILVTLVTYLFLQTWQATLIPAIAIPVSLIATFAVMKAFGSTINTISLFGLVLAIGVVVDAAIVVIENVERLLHETTKPVKECVEIAMKEVIGPCIAAAAVLLAVFGPTLVMPGMVGIIYAEFGIAISVSVVISTLVAMTLTPALCVMLMNRDLKPNRFFQAFNRGFERFTELFGKGVTVLCHRIGIAVLLFSVFLGASAYLGASLPGGFLPDEDQGTFFAVVDLPEGAALNRTRDMTKLLVESLADDPDIEMAFSAAGYSLLNESSNSNSALLVFSLKHWDQRSDIQQHQDQVIARVQAAIDALPEGVGFAFGLPAIPALGMVNGFEFVLKDEMGKGPEKTAEVLEQLLEKANQREEIASAFSTFSISMPNLYLDINEERAAAMGVAFGDIVNTLNVQYGGSYINDFTKGGRNYRVMLQAEADSRQQIDDLSNLYVRSSQGEMVRLSNLVSVRTVLNPSSLVRYNVSGSTTINGITMPGYSSGQAIAAMEQLANEVLPTGFSYEWTGLTLQEQQAGNASLIAFAFAMLFTYLFLVAQYESWLTPLAILLAVPTAVFGVLSAVLLSGTTINLYSQIAIMLLIGMASRNAILIVEFAKQLREQKGYSIVEAGVAAAKLRFRAVLMTAFSFILGVVPLMLASSAGAAAMQAIGMASFGGMLAATVLGCLFVPAFFVLFQTLRERFSSKKQPEPELLIATFSASND; from the coding sequence ATGGTTAAGTTCTTTATTTCGCGCCCTAAAACCGCCATCGTTCTATCGGTGATCATGAGCGTGTTAGGCGCCTTAGCGGCTTACACCATGCCGGTAGGGCAGTATCCCGATGTTGCACCGCCTATGATCAACGTATTCACCCAATACAACGGCGCTAATTCTAGTGTTGTGAACGATACCGTTGCCTCGGTAATAGAGAAAGAAGTGAACGGGGTTGAAGGAATGATTTACATGAAATCAACTTCTTCCAATGACGGTTCATACAATTTGAACGTAACCTTTGAGACTGGTTTTGACGCAGACAGAGCGGCTACCTTGGTACAAAATCGGGTAAATGCAGCTCAGCCTTTACTACCCGATGAGGTTAAGCGCAGTGGTATTTATGTTGAAAAGCTGAGCCCTTCGATGCTAATGATAGCAAGCCTAAACTCTCAGACCGGTGCTCACAACACCTTAGAGTTAAGCTATTACTTAACTGGCATTGTGCGTGAAACTTTATCCAGAATTAAAGGCGTAAGTAAAGTAACGCCTCTAGGTGAAAAAGAATATGCTATGCGAGTATGGCTTGAGCCAGAGCGTTTACAGGCTTTAGATTTAACTGTTAATGATATTTCTGCTGCTATTGCCGACCAAAATGCTGTGCGTGGCGCGGGCAGTGTAGGCGCCGAGCCGGTAACAGGAAATAATGATTGGCAATACACTGTGCAAGTTCGAGGGCGACTAGCTAATGAACAAGCCTTTGGTAACATTCGAGTTAAAGCCTATCCCGATGGCACTTTAGTACGCTTAAAAGATGTTGCTCGTATTGAGCTGGGCGCACAAAAGTATTTGGTCGATACCTATCTAAACAACCAAGAGTCGGTTGCTATGATGATCTACCAAGATCCAACTGCCAACGCCATGCAAGTAGCCGAAGATGTACGAGCCGCAATGGCTAAACTTGAGCAAAGTTTGCCAAATGGCATGGTGTTTTCCTTGCCTTATGATGCTACCGAATTTATCGATGTTTCCATCTACAACGTACAAGAAACACTGGTTATTGCTTTAATCCTAGTGACCTTGGTGACCTATTTATTCTTGCAAACTTGGCAAGCTACATTGATTCCTGCGATTGCCATTCCTGTTTCCCTTATAGCAACGTTTGCAGTGATGAAAGCATTTGGCTCAACCATCAACACCATTAGCTTATTTGGTTTAGTGTTAGCCATTGGTGTGGTGGTTGACGCTGCCATTGTGGTGATTGAAAACGTAGAGCGCCTGCTGCACGAAACCACTAAACCAGTTAAAGAGTGTGTAGAAATAGCCATGAAAGAAGTGATTGGTCCATGTATTGCCGCAGCTGCTGTGCTGTTAGCGGTGTTTGGCCCAACGCTTGTAATGCCTGGCATGGTGGGGATTATTTATGCTGAATTTGGCATCGCCATTTCAGTCTCTGTAGTTATCTCCACCCTGGTTGCGATGACCTTAACGCCAGCACTATGCGTGATGCTAATGAATCGCGATCTTAAACCAAATCGTTTCTTTCAAGCATTTAACCGCGGTTTTGAACGTTTTACCGAATTGTTTGGCAAAGGCGTAACAGTGTTGTGTCACCGAATAGGTATTGCGGTGTTGTTGTTCTCGGTGTTTTTGGGGGCTAGCGCTTATTTAGGTGCTAGTTTACCCGGGGGCTTCTTGCCCGATGAAGACCAAGGAACCTTTTTTGCGGTGGTTGATTTACCGGAAGGGGCTGCGCTTAATCGCACGCGCGACATGACAAAATTGTTGGTGGAGTCATTAGCAGATGATCCCGATATTGAGATGGCGTTTTCTGCCGCTGGTTACAGCTTATTAAACGAGTCGAGTAACTCAAACTCTGCTTTGTTGGTGTTCAGTCTAAAACACTGGGACCAGCGCTCAGATATACAACAACATCAAGATCAGGTTATTGCACGAGTACAAGCTGCCATAGATGCTTTACCGGAAGGTGTGGGTTTTGCATTTGGCTTACCGGCCATTCCTGCACTAGGTATGGTAAATGGTTTTGAGTTTGTGCTTAAAGATGAAATGGGCAAGGGACCAGAAAAAACTGCTGAGGTACTCGAACAGTTACTCGAAAAAGCTAATCAGCGTGAAGAGATTGCCTCGGCCTTTTCTACTTTTAGCATCAGTATGCCTAACTTGTACCTCGACATTAACGAAGAGCGGGCTGCTGCTATGGGTGTTGCCTTTGGTGACATAGTAAATACCCTTAACGTGCAATACGGTGGAAGTTATATTAACGACTTTACAAAAGGTGGAAGAAACTACCGAGTAATGCTGCAGGCCGAAGCAGACTCTAGACAACAAATCGATGATTTATCGAATCTTTATGTTCGCTCTAGCCAAGGTGAAATGGTGCGATTAAGCAACTTGGTATCGGTTCGTACGGTGCTTAACCCTAGTTCTTTGGTTCGCTACAACGTATCAGGCAGCACCACAATTAATGGTATTACCATGCCGGGCTATAGTTCAGGTCAAGCCATTGCAGCAATGGAACAGCTTGCTAATGAGGTTTTACCTACAGGGTTTAGCTATGAATGGACCGGTTTAACTTTACAAGAACAGCAAGCAGGTAACGCTAGCCTCATTGCGTTTGCTTTTGCCATGTTATTCACTTACTTGTTTTTGGTTGCTCAGTATGAATCTTGGTTAACGCCGTTAGCTATATTACTAGCGGTGCCCACTGCGGTATTTGGTGTTTTGTCAGCGGTGTTACTTAGCGGCACAACCATCAACCTGTACTCGCAAATCGCCATTATGCTGCTTATAGGTATGGCAAGCCGTAACGCTATTCTTATTGTGGAGTTTGCTAAGCAATTACGAGAACAAAAAGGTTATAGCATTGTAGAAGCTGGCGTTGCAGCAGCTAAATTGCGTTTTCGTGCTGTGTTGATGACAGCATTCTCTTTCATACTAGGAGTAGTGCCGTTAATGCTTGCATCTTCTGCAGGGGCTGCGGCGATGCAAGCAATTGGTATGGCGTCGTTTGGTGGAATGCTGGCAGCTACGGTGCTTGGTTGTTTGTTTGTTCCAGCATTTTTTGTGTTGTTCCAAACTTTACGCGAGCGTTTTTCTAGCAAAAAACAACCAGAGCCTGAATTATTAATTGCTACTTTCTCAGCAAGCAATGACTAG
- a CDS encoding MBL fold metallo-hydrolase — protein MAYQIIPVTPFQQNCTLIWCDKSKQAAIVDPGGDPQLIQAAVEKAGVEVTKILLTHGHLDHVGASSIIQQRYQVPLIGPHKDDDFWISKMAMQCQMFGFPEVASFTPDRWLEHGDVIEVGELKLEVRHCPGHTPGHVVFVDHDNQLAIVGDVLFNGSIGRTDFPKGDHPTLINAIKTQLYTLDDAYQFLPGHGPMSSIGHEKEFNGYTR, from the coding sequence ATGGCTTACCAAATAATTCCCGTTACTCCATTTCAACAAAATTGCACCCTTATCTGGTGTGATAAGAGCAAACAAGCTGCGATTGTCGATCCAGGCGGTGACCCACAATTGATTCAAGCAGCGGTAGAGAAAGCTGGCGTGGAGGTCACCAAAATCTTGCTCACCCATGGCCACCTAGACCACGTAGGCGCTAGCAGCATTATTCAGCAGCGCTATCAGGTACCGCTGATTGGTCCACATAAAGATGATGATTTCTGGATCAGCAAAATGGCAATGCAATGCCAAATGTTCGGCTTTCCTGAGGTTGCTAGCTTTACCCCTGACCGATGGTTAGAGCATGGTGATGTGATTGAAGTTGGTGAATTAAAGTTAGAAGTACGCCATTGTCCTGGCCATACGCCTGGTCACGTGGTGTTTGTCGACCACGACAATCAATTGGCTATTGTGGGAGACGTATTGTTTAACGGTTCGATTGGACGAACCGATTTCCCCAAAGGCGATCACCCTACTCTGATCAATGCCATCAAAACTCAGCTTTATACGCTAGATGATGCCTATCAGTTTTTACCCGGACATGGCCCCATGTCGAGCATTGGGCACGAAAAAGAATTTAACGGTTACACCCGTTAA
- a CDS encoding CBS domain-containing protein, translating into MNIKDIMQTRVVTVGMDQRLFDIKDIFDNVSFHHLVVLDDEDAVVGVLTESDLLASLSPYLGKAAESQRDVHTLTQRVHHVMTRQPLCCDANTSISDAGRNLVDKGISCLPVIDEHNKLLGLVTWRDVLACLLVNNDN; encoded by the coding sequence TTGAATATCAAAGATATTATGCAAACTCGAGTTGTTACCGTAGGCATGGATCAGCGGCTATTCGATATAAAGGACATTTTTGATAATGTGAGTTTTCATCACTTGGTGGTACTTGATGATGAAGACGCCGTGGTTGGCGTTCTTACTGAATCAGATTTGTTAGCCTCACTCAGCCCTTATTTGGGAAAAGCAGCTGAAAGCCAACGTGACGTGCATACCTTAACCCAGCGAGTTCACCATGTGATGACTCGCCAACCTTTGTGTTGTGACGCAAATACCAGCATTAGCGATGCCGGTCGTAACTTAGTGGATAAAGGCATTAGCTGTTTGCCGGTGATTGATGAGCACAATAAGTTGCTGGGGCTTGTGACTTGGCGTGATGTATTAGCCTGTTTGCTAGTGAACAACGATAACTAA
- a CDS encoding cobyric acid synthase → MQNTTMNQSPIMFMGCTSDAGKSLVCALVCRHLTNLGSNVAPFKAQNMSNNAAVTQEGGEIGRAQYLQAIAAKQTPSIDMNPVLLKPHSEKGAQVVVNGEVSHELLAKDWHQRKSVLWPAVTASLARLQQGFSQLVIEGAGSPAEVNLRKSDIVNMEVALHCKASVYLIADIDRGGAYAHLLGTWMCLSAEEQSLVKGFVLNKFRGEQALLHDANVWLEENTGIPIVAVIPWTEHQLPEEDNFFHRSVWQANCLNIALIVYPYASNLDEFDPLVYQPGVNVVPMRDNQDLSHFDAIVLPGSKHVAASRKHLAKTGLDKQIVNAAKQGVRVTGICGGLQILGERNLDPSSVEGETFDGLALLPLTTVYSNVKTTIQRSINYCDETIACYEIHHGQTQCSVQVDSFVEQATGWQLNNIQGSYLHDLFTNRKLCQDWLESLGWQGQCEDWNLVVDNELDRLCGKLDLPLSQISEHAGITKA, encoded by the coding sequence ATGCAAAACACTACCATGAACCAGTCTCCAATCATGTTTATGGGCTGCACCAGCGATGCGGGTAAATCCTTGGTATGCGCACTGGTTTGTCGCCATTTAACTAATCTTGGTAGCAACGTTGCGCCTTTTAAAGCACAAAACATGAGTAACAATGCCGCGGTGACTCAAGAAGGCGGAGAAATTGGCCGCGCCCAATATCTACAGGCGATAGCTGCAAAGCAGACGCCCAGCATAGATATGAACCCGGTGTTGTTAAAACCACATAGCGAAAAAGGCGCTCAGGTGGTGGTGAATGGCGAAGTAAGCCATGAGCTGTTAGCGAAAGATTGGCACCAACGAAAATCGGTACTTTGGCCTGCAGTAACCGCTAGCTTGGCTCGCTTGCAACAGGGTTTCTCTCAACTTGTTATTGAAGGAGCTGGAAGTCCTGCTGAAGTTAATTTGCGTAAAAGTGATATTGTAAATATGGAAGTGGCCTTGCATTGTAAGGCATCGGTTTATCTTATTGCTGATATCGACCGCGGCGGAGCTTACGCGCACCTACTAGGAACATGGATGTGTTTAAGCGCAGAAGAGCAGAGCCTTGTTAAAGGTTTTGTGCTAAACAAGTTTCGAGGTGAACAGGCTTTATTACACGATGCCAATGTGTGGTTAGAAGAAAATACCGGCATACCAATAGTGGCAGTGATCCCATGGACTGAGCATCAATTACCGGAAGAAGACAACTTTTTTCATCGAAGCGTTTGGCAAGCCAATTGTTTGAACATTGCCTTAATTGTTTATCCCTATGCCAGCAACCTAGATGAGTTTGACCCTTTGGTGTATCAACCCGGGGTTAATGTTGTGCCAATGCGTGACAACCAGGACCTAAGCCATTTTGACGCCATTGTCTTACCTGGTTCTAAACACGTGGCTGCTAGCCGAAAGCATTTAGCAAAAACAGGTTTAGACAAGCAAATTGTTAATGCGGCTAAACAAGGCGTTCGGGTAACTGGCATTTGTGGTGGTTTACAGATTTTGGGTGAGCGCAACCTCGATCCTAGTTCTGTAGAAGGAGAAACGTTTGATGGTTTAGCCTTACTGCCACTAACCACTGTTTATTCAAATGTAAAAACGACAATTCAACGAAGCATTAACTACTGTGATGAAACAATAGCTTGTTATGAAATTCATCATGGGCAAACCCAATGTTCAGTTCAGGTAGATAGCTTTGTTGAACAAGCAACGGGGTGGCAGCTAAATAACATCCAAGGCTCTTATCTGCATGATTTGTTTACTAATCGAAAGTTGTGCCAAGACTGGCTAGAAAGCCTTGGTTGGCAAGGGCAATGCGAAGACTGGAATCTGGTAGTAGACAATGAATTAGATAGGCTATGTGGCAAGTTGGACTTGCCACTTAGCCAGATATCGGAGCATGCTGGGATAACTAAGGCTTAG
- a CDS encoding TAXI family TRAP transporter solute-binding subunit codes for MTRFSLYLLTAALAINANLAHSNEYLFVGTGNVSGVYYPTGNALCRLLEQSNEHRKLSCTAESSGGSSDNIEALKAGDIDLAIVQSDVHWQAYQGAGEFTEEGAYSELRSLLSLYSEALTVLVNADLNVSQIDELKGHALNLGPVGSGQYSTMQVVMQQLNWQESDFSKITNLKPDEQSRALCGKKTDAIFYVVGHPNTSITRATTMCESNLLSLSKKTIMALAEKYEYFSPVTIKGGTYHGNPNDVSSIGVSATLVADKQLSEQTVYNFVAAIFENLNTLRSLHPALLELNVEQMINTNLSAPLHPGALRYYREQGWVN; via the coding sequence ATGACACGATTTTCTCTATATTTGTTGACTGCTGCATTGGCGATCAACGCAAATTTAGCGCATAGCAATGAATACTTATTTGTAGGCACTGGCAACGTAAGTGGTGTTTACTACCCAACTGGCAATGCATTATGCCGACTTCTTGAACAAAGCAACGAACACCGAAAATTAAGTTGTACCGCCGAAAGCTCGGGTGGTTCTAGTGATAACATTGAAGCGCTAAAAGCCGGCGACATTGATTTAGCCATTGTTCAATCCGACGTTCATTGGCAAGCCTACCAAGGTGCTGGTGAATTCACTGAAGAAGGTGCTTATAGTGAATTACGTTCACTGCTCTCACTCTACTCAGAAGCCTTAACTGTATTGGTTAACGCCGATCTAAATGTTAGCCAAATTGATGAGCTTAAAGGCCATGCTCTAAACCTTGGTCCGGTGGGTTCTGGTCAATATTCCACCATGCAGGTGGTTATGCAGCAGTTAAACTGGCAAGAGTCCGACTTCTCTAAAATTACCAATCTTAAACCAGACGAGCAAAGTCGCGCCTTATGTGGAAAGAAAACCGATGCCATTTTTTATGTTGTTGGCCACCCAAATACTTCGATAACCCGTGCTACCACTATGTGTGAGTCAAACTTATTAAGTTTGTCGAAAAAGACTATTATGGCGCTGGCAGAAAAGTACGAATACTTCTCCCCAGTAACCATTAAAGGTGGAACCTACCACGGAAACCCAAACGATGTATCGTCAATTGGCGTAAGTGCAACGCTAGTGGCCGATAAACAACTCTCGGAGCAAACGGTTTATAACTTTGTTGCAGCGATATTTGAAAACTTAAATACCCTGCGCTCTCTGCACCCCGCTCTTTTAGAGCTGAACGTAGAGCAAATGATCAATACCAACTTAAGTGCACCACTTCACCCTGGCGCGCTACGTTATTATCGTGAACAAGGTTGGGTAAACTAA
- a CDS encoding copper homeostasis protein CutC — protein MVSSDSSGYTLEICCYSENDIISAIKGGATRIELCAGQRDGGTTPSYGALLQARQYLPKIDIVVMIRPRGGDFCYSHSELQQMVEDIKFVKQLGFNGVVFGALTHQAAVDLDACKRLIAASTNLASTFHRAFDCIANPKVAATQLSELGINRVLSSGQQNYIEQGLSLLIALQQQHQNIEWIVAGGVRAHNLAMLKKQGIEHFHSAASEPLLSQFDSRYVLAMAADKDPKLELQRAQVSQREVSSMALALERN, from the coding sequence TTGGTTTCTTCAGACTCTTCTGGTTATACGCTGGAAATTTGTTGTTATAGTGAAAATGACATTATTAGTGCCATCAAAGGTGGTGCTACGCGCATAGAGTTATGTGCAGGACAGCGTGATGGAGGTACTACACCGAGTTACGGCGCATTGCTGCAAGCCCGCCAATATCTACCAAAAATTGACATTGTGGTAATGATTCGTCCACGTGGTGGAGACTTTTGTTATAGCCACAGTGAACTACAACAAATGGTCGAAGACATTAAGTTTGTTAAGCAGCTAGGGTTTAACGGAGTGGTGTTTGGTGCGTTAACTCACCAAGCTGCGGTTGATCTTGATGCCTGCAAGCGGCTTATTGCAGCTTCTACTAATTTAGCTAGCACTTTTCATCGCGCTTTTGACTGCATTGCTAATCCTAAAGTTGCAGCGACGCAACTTAGCGAATTAGGCATAAATAGGGTGTTGAGTTCAGGACAACAGAATTACATCGAGCAGGGATTATCATTGCTAATAGCCTTACAGCAACAACATCAAAATATCGAATGGATAGTGGCTGGGGGCGTTCGTGCTCACAACTTAGCTATGCTAAAAAAGCAGGGAATAGAGCATTTTCATAGTGCCGCCTCGGAGCCTTTGTTAAGCCAGTTTGATTCTCGTTATGTTTTAGCAATGGCTGCTGATAAGGATCCAAAATTAGAACTACAACGCGCCCAAGTTTCTCAACGAGAAGTGAGCTCCATGGCCTTAGCTCTAGAGCGTAATTAG
- a CDS encoding glycerophosphodiester phosphodiesterase: protein MLPNLLHRIRHFVYYLASSLKNRGIAMFGAYLLVQASWLAIFAPLSIVVSEALMSWYGLKGVANQELLAFFLSPSGYLFAIWLVAMALFNFFLQQGALTLLLAQHEVNKRSVSQAIRLLVNRAWTIARLAFLQSALLISISCTLLFIGRWLFGLMLADWDINYYLDQQRNQLWFYFAALSIGGLPLAVWLGAKWLNWWFALPFCMLQKKPLLAQLKDSTQLSIGQRKLILCLNLAWFALRTSVFIAVIAGFIWLLRISLNWWAPEDVTPLVLFLFSATVLAGGSVLSFLDTWLYASIQFYLFKVLLKQHKESVSKQHQQVLNENHRVHLGLRLMFIAVLLLGASEMKEEIGAFSQRFSEPSSMLVMGHRAGGWLALENSLEGLQKSINLELPVTEVDVQLTADGQIAVVHDRDLRRLTGSDLVVPESSFAQIQQAFVDAGFSQPQALPYWLEKSANKITLNIELKRYNNSLALVPALLESLKEYPYPVIISSLDIELLEELKLQISGTELANRISTAFIAAASFGESAVQQNVDMLIVNQQWVNAWRLFSAQQRGQEVHVWTVNNAADVERLYYLRVNGVVTDSPIMALETLERLNGLSDVDHIVNSLRYWLAL, encoded by the coding sequence ATGTTGCCAAACTTACTGCATCGTATTCGCCATTTTGTTTATTACTTGGCGAGCTCATTAAAGAATCGCGGCATAGCCATGTTTGGTGCTTACCTACTGGTGCAAGCTAGCTGGCTTGCTATATTTGCGCCTTTGTCGATAGTGGTGAGTGAAGCGTTGATGTCTTGGTATGGGCTAAAGGGAGTTGCCAATCAAGAGCTATTGGCTTTCTTCTTATCGCCCAGCGGCTACTTGTTCGCTATATGGCTAGTCGCGATGGCCTTATTCAACTTCTTCTTGCAGCAGGGTGCTTTAACCTTATTGCTTGCGCAGCACGAAGTGAACAAACGTTCGGTGTCGCAGGCGATTCGTTTACTGGTTAATCGTGCTTGGACAATCGCTAGGTTAGCGTTTTTGCAATCTGCTTTGCTGATTAGCATTAGCTGTACGCTGTTGTTTATTGGCCGTTGGCTGTTTGGCTTAATGTTAGCCGACTGGGATATTAACTATTATTTAGACCAGCAACGAAATCAGCTTTGGTTTTATTTTGCCGCCTTAAGTATTGGCGGCTTACCCTTAGCTGTTTGGCTTGGCGCTAAATGGCTTAACTGGTGGTTTGCCTTGCCATTTTGCATGTTGCAGAAAAAGCCGCTGCTGGCTCAGCTCAAGGATTCCACCCAATTAAGCATTGGCCAACGTAAGTTAATTTTGTGTTTGAACCTTGCTTGGTTTGCATTACGCACCTCTGTATTTATTGCTGTGATCGCTGGCTTTATTTGGTTACTTCGCATTAGTTTAAATTGGTGGGCGCCTGAAGACGTCACTCCCTTAGTATTATTTCTTTTCAGTGCAACAGTGCTGGCGGGTGGCTCTGTTCTTAGCTTTTTAGACACTTGGCTGTACGCAAGTATTCAGTTCTATCTATTTAAGGTACTGCTAAAACAACACAAAGAAAGCGTAAGCAAACAGCACCAACAGGTTCTTAATGAAAATCACCGTGTTCACTTAGGCTTACGCCTGATGTTTATTGCTGTTTTGTTGTTGGGCGCTAGTGAAATGAAAGAGGAAATTGGCGCCTTTAGTCAGCGTTTTAGCGAGCCAAGCTCAATGCTGGTGATGGGGCATCGGGCTGGAGGCTGGTTGGCTTTAGAAAACAGTTTAGAAGGTTTACAAAAGTCGATAAACCTGGAATTGCCGGTGACCGAGGTTGATGTGCAGTTAACGGCTGATGGTCAAATTGCTGTGGTTCACGATCGCGATTTACGTCGCTTAACGGGTAGCGATTTAGTGGTGCCAGAAAGCTCCTTTGCGCAGATCCAACAGGCCTTTGTTGACGCTGGGTTTAGCCAACCGCAGGCCTTACCTTATTGGTTAGAAAAGAGCGCCAACAAGATTACTTTAAACATTGAGCTTAAACGCTACAACAATTCTCTAGCCTTGGTTCCGGCGCTACTAGAGTCTTTAAAAGAATATCCATACCCGGTCATCATAAGTAGTTTAGACATTGAACTGCTTGAAGAACTAAAGCTGCAAATAAGCGGTACCGAATTGGCAAATAGGATTAGCACTGCCTTTATAGCTGCAGCCAGTTTTGGTGAGTCGGCGGTTCAACAAAATGTTGATATGTTGATTGTGAACCAGCAATGGGTGAACGCTTGGCGACTTTTTAGCGCCCAGCAGCGTGGCCAAGAAGTACATGTTTGGACAGTTAACAATGCTGCAGACGTTGAGCGACTTTATTATTTACGGGTAAATGGGGTGGTTACTGACTCGCCAATAATGGCTTTAGAAACCCTAGAACGATTAAACGGTTTAAGCGACGTTGATCATATAGTAAATAGTTTGCGCTATTGGTTAGCACTCTAA
- a CDS encoding TfoX/Sxy family DNA transformation protein yields the protein MSRSPANPKRLRDLKGFGPRSEEILAEVDIHSVEDFMAIDPYQLYGRLKAQVKGTGLNSIYAIIGAREDRHWQEIKQQHKTEILFKLDELGLAPK from the coding sequence ATGAGCAGATCACCAGCTAATCCAAAGCGACTAAGGGACTTAAAAGGCTTTGGTCCACGCAGCGAAGAAATATTGGCAGAGGTAGATATTCACTCCGTCGAAGATTTTATGGCCATCGATCCTTACCAACTCTACGGGCGTTTAAAAGCACAAGTAAAAGGCACTGGTTTAAACTCTATCTACGCGATAATCGGCGCAAGAGAAGATCGCCATTGGCAAGAGATTAAACAACAGCATAAAACTGAGATTTTGTTCAAGCTGGACGAACTGGGCCTAGCTCCTAAGTAA